One genomic region from Acidobacteriota bacterium encodes:
- a CDS encoding class I SAM-dependent methyltransferase — protein sequence MKDEVLSSYRYTGERIVPTDVGEHYATYRDHLARYVFAMEWTFGKKVLDAACGSGYGTALLSAGAREVHGLDLSNEALTYARRINTFTAPHRFYRLDLEREPITEEYDVVVSFETIEHLADPGPFLDSVAATCREWFVFSIPLNDLTDNPFHRRVYTLEDVKALTAAHFPGRPAAFWGQDTWIGKPSFQITMGLGAEDLKYAVVLVRMGRE from the coding sequence GTGAAGGACGAGGTCCTGTCGAGCTACCGGTACACGGGCGAGCGGATCGTGCCGACCGACGTCGGCGAGCACTACGCGACGTACCGCGACCACCTCGCCCGCTACGTCTTCGCGATGGAGTGGACGTTCGGCAAGAAAGTCCTCGACGCCGCGTGCGGATCCGGCTATGGCACCGCCCTCCTCTCGGCCGGGGCGCGCGAGGTGCACGGCCTCGACCTGTCCAACGAGGCGCTCACGTACGCGCGCCGCATCAACACCTTCACGGCGCCGCACCGATTCTACCGACTCGACCTCGAACGCGAGCCGATCACCGAGGAGTACGACGTCGTCGTCTCGTTCGAGACGATCGAGCACCTGGCCGATCCCGGCCCCTTCCTCGATTCGGTGGCGGCAACGTGCCGCGAGTGGTTCGTCTTCTCGATTCCTCTCAACGACCTCACGGACAACCCTTTCCACCGGCGCGTCTACACCCTCGAGGACGTCAAGGCGCTGACCGCCGCCCATTTCCCCGGACGGCCCGCCGCGTTCTGGGGGCAGGACACGTGGATCGGCAAACCCTCGTTCCAGATCACGATGGGGCTCGGGGCGGAGGACCTCAAGTACGCGGTCGTCCTCGTCCGGATGGGTCGGGAGTAG
- a CDS encoding glutathione S-transferase family protein, translated as MIRLYRFRYSTNAERVALALAHKRLPFDPVEIDPKDRSVVRKVSGQDLVPVIDDGGTVVFDSMEIVRWLEDRYPERPLYPKDPARRAEMLVFIDWFNRVWKRPPNDMEAEMNEPHPDAARIARLGKSMTDALEVFEGMLHGRDHLMGEFSAADCAAYPFLRYSLHPPVPEDSELFHRILTDYQPLGKTHPGIESWIRRMDPRPRY; from the coding sequence ATGATCCGTCTCTATCGATTCAGGTACTCCACGAACGCCGAGCGCGTGGCGCTCGCCCTCGCCCACAAGCGGCTCCCCTTCGATCCGGTGGAGATCGATCCGAAGGATCGAAGCGTCGTCCGCAAGGTCAGCGGCCAGGATCTCGTCCCCGTGATCGACGACGGCGGCACGGTCGTCTTCGACTCGATGGAGATCGTCCGCTGGCTCGAGGACCGGTATCCGGAAAGGCCGCTGTACCCGAAGGACCCGGCGCGCCGCGCCGAGATGCTCGTCTTCATCGACTGGTTCAACCGGGTCTGGAAGCGGCCGCCCAACGACATGGAAGCGGAGATGAACGAGCCGCACCCCGACGCCGCGCGCATCGCGCGCCTCGGAAAGTCGATGACCGACGCGCTCGAAGTCTTCGAGGGGATGCTGCACGGGCGCGATCACCTGATGGGCGAGTTCTCCGCGGCCGATTGCGCCGCCTACCCGTTCCTCCGCTACTCACTCCACCCGCCGGTTCCCGAAGACAGCGAACTGTTCCACAGGATCCTGACCGACTACCAGCCCCTCGGCAAGACCCATCCCGGGATCGAATCATGGATCCGGCGCATGGACCCGAGGCCCCGCTACTGA
- a CDS encoding M28 family peptidase, giving the protein MTRQESGFRVRTPIASALAALALIVPVAAAAPVPGDPAVRALVARALGETPLVDDLRELCDRIGGRPTGSPALDRAVDWAAAKFRAAGVESVTLETFTVPGLWLGDRAEAACVAPVAFPFRLAAAPYAPSTPAGGLEAPLVDAGAGTAADFEKLGAGARGAIALVRSAEMRTFDDLFAEYMKNAPMIAAAKSAGMAALLLQSTRPRGLLYRHPISIHGEMAPFPVAIVSREGAERLGRLLAEPGGQPPRVRLDLANRTGGAYEAKNVVAEIRGREKPDEIVLLGAHLDSWDLGTGEEDNGVNAALVLDVARAFRELGIVPRRTVRFVLFSGEEQGLFGSSGYVKRHGAEMDGHVAAIVFDTGSGHTSGFYLDGRDELRRPLDAALAPVAALGPFTHRHDGIDGTDNFDFLLAGVPNFVADQDPIPYLPDYHAESDVFERLNAREARASAAIAAALVYGLAEAKERPGRRQSRAEVDALLKETRLDQQMKAFGQWEEWISGKSGARP; this is encoded by the coding sequence ATGACGAGACAGGAGTCCGGATTCCGCGTGCGAACGCCGATCGCCTCGGCGCTCGCCGCCCTCGCGCTCATCGTTCCAGTGGCCGCCGCGGCCCCCGTCCCGGGAGATCCGGCGGTGCGGGCTCTCGTGGCGCGCGCGCTCGGCGAGACGCCCCTCGTCGATGACCTGAGGGAGCTGTGCGATCGGATCGGCGGACGGCCCACCGGCTCGCCCGCGCTGGATCGAGCCGTGGACTGGGCGGCCGCGAAGTTCCGCGCCGCGGGCGTCGAGTCGGTGACCCTCGAGACCTTCACCGTGCCGGGCCTCTGGCTCGGCGATCGGGCGGAGGCCGCCTGCGTCGCGCCCGTCGCCTTCCCGTTCCGGCTCGCGGCCGCGCCCTACGCACCTTCCACCCCTGCTGGAGGCCTCGAGGCGCCCCTGGTCGACGCGGGCGCGGGGACCGCGGCCGATTTCGAGAAGCTCGGCGCCGGCGCCCGGGGGGCGATCGCCCTCGTGCGATCCGCCGAGATGCGCACGTTCGACGATCTGTTCGCCGAGTACATGAAGAACGCGCCGATGATCGCGGCGGCGAAGAGCGCGGGGATGGCGGCGCTCCTTCTGCAGTCGACGCGTCCGCGAGGCCTCCTCTACCGCCACCCGATCAGCATCCACGGCGAGATGGCGCCGTTCCCGGTGGCCATCGTCTCGCGCGAGGGGGCGGAGCGCCTCGGGCGGCTGCTCGCGGAGCCAGGCGGACAACCCCCGAGAGTGCGCCTCGATCTCGCCAATCGAACGGGCGGCGCGTACGAGGCCAAGAACGTCGTCGCGGAGATCCGCGGCCGGGAGAAGCCGGACGAGATCGTTCTCCTCGGCGCGCACCTCGACTCGTGGGACCTGGGAACGGGCGAGGAGGACAACGGCGTCAACGCCGCGCTCGTGCTCGACGTGGCGCGCGCATTCCGCGAGCTCGGCATCGTTCCCCGCCGCACCGTGAGGTTCGTCCTCTTCTCGGGCGAGGAGCAGGGTCTCTTCGGATCGAGCGGGTACGTGAAGCGGCACGGGGCCGAGATGGACGGCCATGTCGCCGCGATCGTCTTCGACACCGGCTCGGGCCACACCTCCGGGTTCTATCTCGACGGACGCGACGAGCTGCGCCGGCCGCTCGACGCGGCGCTCGCCCCGGTCGCCGCGCTCGGTCCGTTCACGCACCGCCACGACGGGATCGACGGCACCGACAACTTCGACTTCCTCCTCGCGGGGGTCCCGAACTTCGTCGCGGATCAGGATCCCATCCCGTACCTTCCGGACTACCACGCCGAATCGGACGTCTTCGAGCGCCTGAACGCGCGCGAGGCGCGCGCGAGCGCCGCCATCGCCGCCGCGCTGGTCTACGGCCTCGCCGAAGCGAAGGAGCGGCCCGGCCGGCGGCAGTCGCGCGCGGAGGTCGACGCGCTCCTGAAGGAGACGCGGCTGGACCAGCAGATGAAAGCCTTCGGTCAGTGGGAGGAGTGGATCTCCGGAAAGAGCGGAGCGCGCCCCTAG
- a CDS encoding SRPBCC domain-containing protein has product MTASDAFEHTGRVIRVEMRTPTPADRVWSAWADPAKLSQWFTDRTEGEVRPGRSFTWIFERFGARFPYEVLVATPPSRLVLRGSPPGRRPFFLEVLIAGSDVETTLTIVNSGFSAGEATEEEHEGVLSGWEMALAILKEYLERHYGRPKAAFFAMQPAVFAYEGLLPYFLEEPWLREWLTASGSIRGEAGALYHLELRGGGTMSGRVLAVTRREVALSWDEIGGVCELKAFSLGPNQRAVAVRGIGWEIGEERASKIERGMAKAIDRLVASVSGTGTVH; this is encoded by the coding sequence ATGACGGCAAGCGATGCGTTCGAGCACACCGGGCGCGTGATCCGCGTGGAGATGCGGACGCCGACGCCCGCGGACCGCGTATGGTCGGCGTGGGCGGACCCGGCGAAGCTCTCGCAGTGGTTCACCGACCGGACCGAGGGAGAGGTCCGGCCGGGCCGGAGCTTCACCTGGATCTTCGAGAGATTCGGCGCCCGGTTCCCGTATGAGGTGCTCGTCGCCACGCCTCCCTCGCGGCTCGTCTTGCGCGGCTCGCCGCCGGGACGCAGGCCTTTCTTCCTCGAAGTGCTGATCGCCGGCTCCGATGTCGAGACGACGCTCACGATCGTCAACTCCGGGTTCAGCGCGGGCGAGGCGACCGAGGAGGAGCACGAGGGAGTTCTCTCGGGCTGGGAGATGGCGCTCGCCATCCTCAAGGAGTACCTCGAGAGGCACTACGGGCGACCCAAGGCGGCCTTCTTCGCGATGCAGCCCGCGGTCTTCGCGTACGAGGGGCTCCTGCCGTATTTTCTCGAGGAGCCGTGGCTTCGTGAGTGGCTCACGGCCTCGGGCTCCATCCGCGGCGAGGCCGGGGCGCTCTACCATCTCGAGCTCCGAGGTGGAGGCACGATGAGCGGCCGGGTCCTCGCCGTCACGCGGCGCGAGGTGGCGCTGTCGTGGGACGAGATCGGCGGCGTCTGCGAGCTGAAGGCCTTCTCGCTCGGACCGAATCAGCGGGCCGTGGCGGTCCGCGGCATCGGCTGGGAGATCGGCGAGGAACGGGCGTCGAAGATCGAACGGGGCATGGCGAAGGCGATCGATCGCCTCGTGGCGTCGGTGAGCGGGACCGGGACGGTCCACTGA
- a CDS encoding aldo/keto reductase — protein sequence MRTVTDRIGSAMPVVGQGTWKMGSDAGRRREEIAALRLGFDLGMTLVDTAEMYGDGAAEALVAEAMAGRRDGVFVVTKVLPRNASRSGTIAAAEASLRRLGTDRIDLYLLHWRGTYPLAGTIEAFSRLREAGKILGYGVSNFDVTDLEEAEALDGGVAVAANQVYYNLRHRGIERGLIPWCVDRKVTVMAYTPLDDGRLAGCGTGGGAVQEVAARHGVSGATVCLAWAIRCEGVVAVAKASRAEHVRQNAAAAALALTPEDLRDLDAGFPAPARAIPLETV from the coding sequence ATGAGGACGGTGACGGATCGAATCGGCTCTGCGATGCCGGTCGTGGGCCAGGGGACGTGGAAGATGGGGAGCGATGCCGGCCGGCGACGCGAGGAGATCGCCGCGCTGCGACTCGGATTCGATCTCGGGATGACGCTCGTCGACACCGCGGAGATGTACGGCGACGGAGCGGCCGAGGCGCTGGTCGCCGAGGCGATGGCCGGCCGGAGGGACGGCGTCTTCGTCGTGACGAAGGTTCTGCCCCGGAACGCGTCGCGCTCAGGGACGATCGCGGCCGCGGAGGCGAGCCTGAGGCGACTCGGGACGGATCGCATCGACCTCTACCTGCTTCACTGGAGGGGGACGTATCCCCTCGCCGGCACGATCGAGGCGTTCTCGCGACTCCGCGAAGCGGGAAAGATCCTTGGCTACGGCGTCAGCAACTTCGACGTCACGGACCTGGAAGAGGCGGAGGCGCTCGATGGAGGGGTGGCGGTCGCCGCGAACCAGGTCTACTACAACCTCAGGCACCGAGGCATCGAGCGCGGCCTCATCCCATGGTGCGTTGACCGGAAAGTGACCGTGATGGCGTACACCCCTCTCGACGATGGTCGTCTGGCCGGCTGCGGGACCGGTGGCGGCGCTGTCCAAGAGGTGGCGGCCCGTCACGGCGTCTCCGGCGCCACGGTCTGCCTCGCGTGGGCCATCCGGTGCGAAGGCGTCGTCGCGGTCGCGAAGGCCTCGCGTGCGGAGCATGTCCGGCAGAACGCCGCGGCGGCGGCCCTCGCGCTGACTCCCGAGGATCTCCGCGACCTCGACGCGGGATTCCCCGCGCCGGCGCGGGCGATCCCGCTCGAAACGGTCTGA
- a CDS encoding DUF502 domain-containing protein translates to MSTTRRSVLASFATYFFRGLLIVAPAAVTLYTLVTAFRWVDGLIDLEGRFGFRMPGLGALAVLAIVTATGFVASNILMSYLIGLAERIFHRLPLVRLVYRSIQDLVGAFVGEKKRFDRPVLVTLVPNSDVRAVGFVTRTSLEEFDLPDHVAVYFPSSFNFAGHLVVVPRDRTTPLRVDSTAAMSFIVSGGVSGEPAA, encoded by the coding sequence ATGTCGACGACCCGCCGCTCCGTCCTCGCGTCGTTCGCGACCTATTTCTTTCGTGGGCTCCTCATCGTCGCGCCCGCGGCGGTCACGCTCTACACCCTCGTCACGGCGTTCAGATGGGTCGACGGACTCATCGACCTGGAAGGACGGTTCGGGTTCCGCATGCCCGGGCTGGGAGCCCTGGCGGTCCTTGCAATCGTCACGGCGACAGGCTTCGTCGCGAGCAACATCCTGATGAGCTACCTCATCGGTCTCGCCGAGCGCATCTTTCACCGGCTCCCCCTCGTCCGGCTCGTCTACCGTTCGATCCAGGATCTCGTCGGCGCCTTCGTCGGAGAGAAAAAGCGATTCGATCGTCCTGTGCTCGTCACGCTCGTCCCGAACAGCGACGTCCGGGCCGTCGGGTTCGTCACGCGCACGAGCCTCGAGGAGTTTGATCTTCCCGACCATGTCGCGGTGTACTTCCCCTCGTCTTTCAACTTTGCGGGACATCTGGTCGTGGTCCCACGCGATCGCACGACGCCGCTCCGGGTCGACAGCACCGCCGCCATGAGCTTCATCGTCTCCGGCGGCGTGTCGGGAGAGCCCGCGGCGTAG